In Oncorhynchus masou masou isolate Uvic2021 chromosome 11, UVic_Omas_1.1, whole genome shotgun sequence, the genomic stretch CTACACACTGTTTGGTCAATTGGCACATTAATAAATAAGATAACTTAAAAGCCCACACTTCAATGTCCTTTTACTGTTATTGCAGTCCAGTTAGTCTGAAAAGTAGGGTAACATGTCGTGTACAACGCTGGCTAGAATGATTTTTATACATCACTTCGTTGGTATGTAAGACACACACTAGGGGGACACACGTCTCACCCTCATAACACACTGACATTAAGAACAGAATCATCATCTGCAGCTGTTTGTACAAGACAAGATCGAGCCATCACCCTGGTTGGTCCTCCTTAAGAAGCAGCTAGTCTCTAATGTtctgtctatgtgtctctctgtctctgtctctctctctctctctctcaaagatcATGTGGAAAAAGAGCAAAGTAATCCATTCCCCATAATCCACCAGAAGCCCTTTATTTCCTATGTTTTTATGGTCTATAACATGTTGCTCCCCTCTCGTCCATCACTCCTCCAATTCCAAACCATGATGTGATGGATGGCATACTCTATCACTTGGACCATAACTTCGGATATGATCTGCTTCGTCCCCTTTCTGGTGATCAGGCTGGGGATTGGTGGAGAGTGGCAGTAGTGGGAGGAGGCTCCATAGCCCTCTTATTTATCCTTATCACCATGGTTTCTTGGTTTATTTAGCAGCAACTACAGAAAGTCTGGTATTTATTATTCAAAGGTAGAGTTGATGTGGTGGTATTAGACCGGAGGGGATTTTGTTAGACCGGAGGGTGGTTTAGTTAGACCGGAGGGTGATTTAGTTAGATCGGAGGGTGGTTTCGTTAGACCAGAGGGTGGTTTAGTTAGACTGGAGGGTGATTTAGTTAGATCGGAGGGTGGTTTAGTTAGATCGGAGGGTGGTTTATTTAGACCGTTTAGGAGTCCAGACAGAGTAGAAACTGTTTTATTTGAGGGTCAACATCCTACTCACCACAGACCAAGcggatgaggagaggatggattgTTTTAATGCTTATATTTTCACCAGTTAACGTGCGGTTATATCTCAGCATAAGACCGAGGGACATGGAGCTGTGGTTGTTGAGCTGCAGTCCCACTCTCTGTCCCCATTGTATTTATCTATCTGTTTCCATGAGCCCTCCATGCCACGGGGTGTCGCCGATACCACTAGACGTCAGTGCTGATGCTGCAGCTGCGGTTGAACATGTCCCTCATGGTGACTGACCGGGTCAGGTTCAGTTTGTGGTAGCTGGGCATTTCTAAGGGCAGTTCCAGGTCATGCTGTTGGATGCTACGGTAGCTGATGCGGTCGCCGCCGTTCCGCAGGCCGTCCGGATGCTGCAGGTAGAAGGGCACATCATGGTGTGTGCACGAAGGGCAAAATGTCTGCGAGCGCGTTAGTTTCCGCGCTAAAGGCGGTGTGAAGAGGGCGGGGCCGTTAGGGGTGGAGGCGGCGACCGACGCCGCCACGATGTTATGGTTGGAGTGGACTGGCGGGAGGCGGGACGTCACTGCAAAGTCGGGCTCCTCCTCCTCCGACTCCAACTCCTCCTTCTTACAGCAATAATACTGTCAGGGAGAAAAGACACAAGGAGAGATAGCTAAAATAATCACAGCATCCCCTTGACAATAAGACATGTTTTACAGTAGGTTTATCTGTGACAGACCTGTTTCAAACACAACTGTCAAATCATTCAAAGACGTGAAAGGCTCTTTTGTAATGTCCATTTCCTACATGATATTCAATGTACCGCTGACAACGAAACATTACGATGAAGATGCTGCAAACAGCAATTATCACTTAAAATACAGAGCGCCGTTACTTGACTGACATGGCAGGCCTGCTCTAAATCTACACTGTGTTGAAAACTGTGTCGTGTGGCACACATTGAAATTTGGTCAGCTATTATCAAACATTACATTGAGCTGTTACAAAATATTACACTGAGATACATCTGAGGTTGGCAAAGAGATTGTGcctgagagaaagagatgagagaggaaccGAGTATTTGTATAATTACTCAGACATGACTCTGAGAGAAGGAGCTGTGCTGTCTGTCGTTTAGCTGAATGGAATAGGAATGGATGGTTCATTAATTAAATGTCATCTCTTTTTGACCCACTTACAGTTTTATGGTAATACAGTGTAATGGAACGTGTCTCAACTCACCCTGATCCATCCTACCCACTTCTATCTACACACTGACGGTTTGATGAGCACAAATCATCAGATATCACAGAACCAGAGAACCCTGCTGGACCAACACAACGTTGTGTCTAGTGAGAGAGTTCTGATCAGAGGAACACTTACAGCAACACCTAATAGAGACATAGTTGTTGTTCAGACTGTGACCAGGGATCTCCAACTCCTCAAGAAAAGAGGAAAATGACCTTTAAAAAACAAGACAACAACTCATGGAATGGCGGGTActgtgatgacacacacacacacacacacacacacacacacacacatgcacacacacacagacgcacacacacacagacgcacacacacacagacgcacacacacacacacacacacacacacacacacacacacacacacacacacacacacacacacacacacacacacacacacacagacgcagtcTAAACCAGACATGATTtagttgttgttgtattgtttgtatatcgTTGTATTTTACATTTGTGTGACTGTTCTTTTATATTTTGTACTTAACACTTTTCCAAATTTAAACTTCTTaaaacattgttggttaagggcttgtaggtaagcatttcactgtaaggtctacacctactGTATTcgaacatgtgacaaataacatttgatttgattgatttgatttgatcagtgtatcagtgttttgttacttgttatgttttgtgtttttttgtggaccccaggaagagtagctgcagctTCTGCAAAAGCTAGTGGGGATCCagatacacaaacaaacaaacattagcCATATAAAATGCCTAAAATAATGAAGCatgtatgtcacaccctgatctgtttcacctcttTGTGATTGTTTCCACCCCCCACCAtgtgtctcccatctcccctcattatcccctgtgtatttatacctgtgttctctgtttgtctgttgccagttcgttttgttcgtTCAGCCTACCAGAGTTTCCCCCTGCTCCTGTCtttttctagttcctgttttctggttttcctggttttgaccatcctgcctgccctgaccctaagcctgttgttctgtaccttgtcacaccaccctggattattgacctctgcctgccctgaccctgagcctgtcgttctgtaccttatGGACTCTGATCTGCATTACAGACCTCTGCCTAACCTTGACCTGTCATtctgcctgccccctgttcttGTAATACACTtctacactgtctgcatctgggtcaacCCTGAAACGTGATAGTGTGGCTTGAACACACACTGGTTGTGTAATGTTGTGATGACTAACTGTTTAAGAAGTGTGTGATTATCGTGACATTGGATCATCCTGATACCACATAGCCTGACCTCGATGAAGAGAGGAGCTGTCCCAAGAGGCACATCTGATACCATATAGCTTGACCTCAATAAAGCTTTCAGTTTTACTGATGATCAAGATACATGCCACATCTTACTAAAGCTCTCAGTCAGAGATCTTAGACAGAGGAATAGAGGGGGCTCAGTGCTTATTGTGGCACTGACAATTCAGTGACAGTACATGATCTGACCACAATGAAGAGAGGGGCCTGAGAGGGGCCTGGGAGGggttgggttggcgccccccacttgggttgtgccgtggcagagatctttgtgggctatactgagccttgtctcaggatggtaagttggtggttgaaaatatccctctagtggtgtgggggctgtgctttggcaaagtgggtggggttatatccttcctgtttggccctgtccgggggtgtcctcggatggggccacagtgtctcctgacccctcctgtctcagcttccagtatttatgctgcagtagtttatttgtcggggggctagggtcagtttgttatatctggagtacttctcctgtcctattcggtgtcctgtgtgaatttaagtgtgctctctctaattctctcgttctctctttctttctttctctctctcggaggacctgagccctaggaccatgcctcaggactacctgacatgatgactccttgctgtccccggTCCACCTggacgtgctgctgctccagtttcaactgttctgccttattattattggaccatgctggtcatttatgaacatttgaacatcttggccatgttctgttataatctccacctggcacagccagaagaggactggccaccccacatagcctggttcctctctaggtttcttcctaggtgttggcctttctagggagtttttcctagccaccgtgcttctacacacctgcattgcttgctgtttggggttttaggctgggtttctgtacagcactgagatatcagctgatgtacgaagggctatataaatatatttgatttcaTTTGAGAGGGGCCTGGGAGGTGCTTGAGAGGGGCCTGGGAGGGGCCTGAGTGGGGCTTGGGAGGGGCCTGAGTGGGGCTTGGGAGGGGCCTGGGAGGGGCTTGAGAGGGGCCTGGGAGGGGCTTGAGAGGGGCCTGGGAGGGGCCTGAGTGGGGCTTGGGAGGGGCCTGAGTGGGGCTGGGAAGGGGCCTGAGAGGGGCCTGGGAGGGGCTTGAGAGGGGCCTGGGAGGGGCTTGAGAGGGGCCTGAGTGGGGCTTGGGAGGGGCCTGGGATGGGCTTGAGAGGGGCCTGAGTGGGGCCTGGGAGGGGCTTGAGAGGGGCCTGAGAGGGGCTTGAGAGGGGCCTGTGAGGGGCTTGAGAGAGGCCATAGGTAAGCCAACGAATTAAAGGCTTTTTCATTTAGTGCATTGACTTATTGTTGTGGAATTTCAGTTTTACTAACGATTTTCAAGACACAAGCAACAGCTTATTAAAGAAGCCAGTCTGCTCTCAGTCAGATTTACAGTACATCTGTACAGAGCGAGGGCATGAGAAGGTCTTACCTGCAGTCTACAGTAACACAGTACTGCGATGATGCACAGTAAGATAACTGTAGCTAAAATACCGCCTGTGATGACCACTGTCCCGGCTGTCATTCGAAATCCTCTCCATCAACAGCCtgcagagaagagagaatgaaataaagagggggaaggagaagatgaagaaagagagagagacagaggggagagaggaaagaaagagagagagagaggggagaggaagagagagagacagagggaagagaggaaagaaagagagagagagggggagaggaaagagggagagagagggggagaggaaagagagagagagagagagagagagaggggagaggaaagagagagagagggggagatggaggagaggaaagagagagagacagagggggaagaggaaagaaagagacagagagagaaggggagaggaaagaaagagagatacagaggggggagacggaagaaagggagagagacagaggggggagaggaaagagagagatagggtgagaggagagggagagagagggggaggaaagagagagagacagcggggggagaggaaagaaagagagagagagggggagaggaaagagagagagagagagaggggagaggaaagagagacagaggggggagaggaaagagagacagagagacaaatggggcagaggaaagagagagagatagagggggaagaggaaagagggagagagaggggagaggaaagagggagagagagggggagaggaaagaaagagagacagagggggagaggaaagagggagagaaaggggagaggaaagagggagagagagggggagaggaaagagggagagagcgggggagaggaaagatggagggggagaggaaagagagagagagggggagaggaaagagagagagagggggagaggaaagagagagagagggggagaggaaagaaggagagagagggggagagagagagagagagagagagagagagaggggggagaggaaagagggagagagcggggagaggaaagatggagggggagaggaaagagagagagaaggggagaggaaagagggagagagagggggagaggaaagagagagagagagagagggggagaggaaattgggagatagaggggaggggaaagatggagagagaggggcagacgaaagagagagagagggggggagagggagagagagggggagaggaaagataAAAAATATAGACAGTATCTATCAGTGTATTGTATTCATTAAGCAGATCTTTAACTATGTCATCCACTGAGGGCGCTTATTGAATTATCCCCCCTTAACTAACATATAATAAAATCAAAGCATAAATCCATAATCTAGACTTTGTCTCTCTGCttgaaacacagacacaggagatTAAAAACAGGATGAGCtgtggagggacagacagagaaacagatggGGCTGGGATGGATTATGacccctgtctcctactcagaggTAAGGATGATTGACCTCTGAACCCTGAACCTTATTCAGAGGTCACAGAGGGAAAACATGAAGACAGCAGCGTTGCCATTAAGGCTTTGCTGAGGCAGcaacatttaaaaacaaatcaaaactgagcTCCTCTTTGGAGCTCCTCTTTTCAACCTAACCTCCCAACCAACATAACCTCTCAACCAACCTAACCTCCCAATCAACCTAACCTCCCAATCAACCTAACCTCCCAATCAACCTAACCTCCCAATCAACCTAACCTCCCAACCAACCTAACCTCCCAATCAACCTAACCTAACCTCCCAACCAACCTAACCTAACCTCCCAACCAACCTAACATCCCAACTAACCTAACCTCCCAACCAACCTAACCTAACCTCCCAACCAACCTAACATCCCAACCAACCTAACCTCCCAATCAACCTAATATCCCAACCAATCTAACCTCCCAATCAACCTAACATCCCAACCAACCTAACCTCCCAACCAACCTAACCTCCCAACCAACCTAACCTCTTCTCTTGTCCAACTACAGTGTGGTCGGGTCCTCTTGAAAGACAACAACAACCTGTCTTTAGGCCTTTTACCTTGTTACTTTAGTGATCAAGTCAATATAGGGAACTCTCTacaaacaacacatactgtagcaaACCTACCGGATAGAATCTCGTTTGACAAATCTAATGTACAGGTCAATAGATCTGTGCTAAGAATTGGAAAGAGAAGAAACTGAAAACCAAAACAGAATTAAAAAGACAGCAGATTAACAGTCTCATTCAGGTCTGTCAGACTGGACTACAGACAAGATTGGACCTAGACTGGACCACAGACTAGACTGGACTACAGACTAGACTGGACCACAGACTAGACTGGACCACAGACTAGACTGGACTACAGACTAGACCACAGATTAGACTGGACTACAGACTAGACTGGACCACAGACTAGACTGGACTACAGACTAGACTGGACCACAGACTAGACTGGACTACAGACTAGACTGGACCACAGACTAGACTGGACTACAGACTAGACTGGACCACAGACTAGACTGGACTACAGACTAGACTGGACCACAGACTAGACTGGACCACAGACTAGACTGGACTACAGACTAGACCACAGATTAGACTGGACTACAGACTAGACTGGACCACAGACTAGACTGGACTACAGACTAGACTGGACTACAGACTAGACTGGACTACATACTAGACGACTACAGAATGGTGTCGAAATTTAAAAATCTCACAAAGATGAACAGTCTACAAAATATGACACATTTCTTGTGTGTACTATGTCCATATGTCTCTGAGAATATTGACCATAGAAATAAAATCTTTCTATTCTATATGATTATATGTCTATGGTATTGACTTGGTTGTGTTGACCAGCTAGACAAGAGTAACGGCTCATTAACCTCTGACCTGGGGCTAATTATGTTACTGGTACTAAATTACCCCCACAGAACATGCACATCTGATCATGCCTCCTACTGACAGAGGATGGAGGAAGCTACCTACTCAAATACCTTTTACACACAATATACAGTAAAGTACGGTACGATACTACACTGAGTGTAAATAACATTAggagcaccttcctaatattgagtttcaccccctTTTGCATTCAGAACAGCCTACATGTttgggggcatggactctacaaggtgtctaaagcgttccacagggatgctgcccatgttgactccaacgcttcccacagttgtgtcaagttgtctggatgtcctttggctggTGGACTATTCTTAATACActtgggaaactgttgagcatgaaaacccAGCACCGTTGCAGTTATTGAATACCAACTACTaccgtaccccgttcaaagacacatacatgttttgtcttgcccattcgccctctgaatagaacacatacacaatccatgtctcaatgttctcaaggcttaaacatccttctttaacctgtctcctccccttcatcttcactgattggtggacatcaataagggatcatagctttcacctggtcagtctttgtcatggaaagagcaagtgttaATAAGTATGTGCTatcatcacatacacacacacatttgcacgCACCTCTGATATAACCCCAACCCCCTCCACCAATAACCCATGATATAACCCCCTACCAATATCCCATGATATAACCCCCCCCACTAATAACCCATTATATAACCGCTCCACTAATAACCCATCATATAACCCCCCACGAATAACCCATCATATAAACCCTCCCTCTACCAATATCCAATGAAATAATCCTTCCCCCAATAACCCATGATATAACCCCTCCCCTACCAATAACCCATGATAAAACCCCTCCCTCTACCAATAACCAATGATATAACCCCTCCACTAATAACCCATCATataacccctccctccatcaataaCCAATGAAATAACCCCTCCACCAATAACCCATGATATAACCCCTCCACTAATAACCCATCATATAACCCCTCCCTCTACCAATAACCAATGAAATAACCCCTCCACCAATAACCCATGATATAACCCCTCCACTAATAACCCATCATATAACCCCCCCCTCTACCAATAACCAATTAAATAACCCCTCCACTAATAACCCATGATATAACCCCTCCACTAATAACCCATGATATAACCCTTCCCTCTACCAATAACCCATCATATAATCCCTCCCTCCATAAATAACCAATGAAATAACCCTTCCCCCAATAACCCATGATATAACCCCTCCACTAATAACCCATCATATAACCCCTCCCTCTACCAATAACCAATGAAATAACCCCTCCACCAATAACCCATGATATACCCCTCCCTCTACCAATAACCAATGATATAACCCCTCCACTAATAACCCATGATATAAACCCCCCCACTAATAACCCATTATATAACCCCTCCACTAATAACCCATGATATAAACCCCCCCACTAATAACCCATGATATAACCCCTCCCTCTACCAATAACCAATGAAATAACCCCTCCACCAATAACCCATGATATACCCCCCCTCTACCAATAACCAATGATATAACCCCTCCACTAATAACCTATGATATAAACCCCCACTATTAACCCATTATATAACCCCTCCACTAATAACCCATGATATAAACCCCCACTAATAACCCATGATATAACCCCTCCACTAACAGCCCATGATATAACCCCTCCACTAATAACCCATGATATAAACCCCCCACTAATAACCCATTATATAACCCCTCCACTAATAACTCATGATATAACCCCCCCACGAATAACCCATGATATAACCCCTCCACTAATAGCCCATGATATAACCCCTCCACTAATAACCCatgatataacccccccccacTAATAACCCATTATATAACCCCTCCACTAATAACCCATGATATAACCCCCCCCACTAATAGCCCATGATATAACCCCTCCACTAATAACCCATGATATAACCCCCTCCCCACTAATAACCCATGATATAACCCCTCCACTAATAACCCATGATATAACCCCCCACTAATAACCCATGATATAACCCCTCCACTAATAGCCCATGATATAACCCCTCCACTAATAGCCCATGATATAAACCCCCTACCTATAACCCATCATATAACCCCTCCCTCTACCAATAACGAAGGAAATAACCCTTCCCCCAATAACCCATGATATAACCCCTCCACCAATAACCCATGCTATAAATGCACCACCACAGTGCTGCTGTGTGTAGCTCGAGCCCCTAGCGTCCCCGAGGGATGATCTCATCAGATCAGTGTGTGAGAGATGTGTTGCTGTAACACGACATGATGCATAAATTATTTACCATAGACACAGTGGAAAGCGTGGAAGCAGgcaaacagaaagtgtccagcCACTACAGCTGAGGAGGCGGAAGACAGACCATTTTTTAAGCAACAATGCAGAAATCTTGTTATCTCAGCTCTTGAGTGTGAACGTGTCTAGTGGAATGCAGAAGCAAGAGAGATGTTGAGAAATAACAGATGCAAGAGAGATGTTgtgtacatacacatacataatgCAGACAtgctcacagaaacacacagcggtacatacacacagactgagacatgcacacacatagagacacacacacatctctcctctctctctctctttatttatctcactctctctcggtctcggtctctctctctcccctccttctctccccctctctcattttttctctcattgtctctctctccctctctccccctctctctctctttctccctctctcccaagcAATTAAAATGTgaattctctctctatctctccctctcactctctctccccttctctctcaatTTAAATCTcaatactctccctctctccctatctctccctcaatgtaaatgatctcccccccaccccccctctctctctctcactctctcatacacacaaactctctctcatatacaaactctctctctctctctctctctctctctctctctctctctctctctctcacacacacacacacactgggtccaAAGGAATAAGTTGGCACATTTTAATGAAACATGGCACTAACCACAAAAGGAGTCTTGCCAATTACTTTTGACAATTCTAAAGTTGAAATAGGAGAGTGAGTGTGAACACGCTACAGGGGAGATGAAAGACATGCACAGGGAAATAGGAACGCTGCCACAGAGACCCATTCAACAAGCTAGCTCAGAGAAACAATATAATGAACTAGAAATGTCCTCATTCCTGTAATGTTCTTTATTGTTAACCTGTCTGTTTGTAGAATATAGTGCATAAAAAGCACACACGGCAGGTCAGCATCACAGATCAAACCTTCCCTGAGCTCCACAAATAAATGGTGGTATAACCAAAACGTTTTTAATGGCTTGCTTCACTCTCAAAAAGGTTTTATAGAACAGcaaattactattattattttttagcAGTGCACAGCTAGGCAGAAGTAACCATTTGTTAGCCACACACAGTCCACTTCAATAGTATATAAACCCAAACACAGAGTAGAGCATGGTGCAGTCTGGCGTGGGTTCCATTCCCTACGGCGGACCAAACCCACGGCGGACCAAACCCAAACCCACGGACCAAACCCAAACCCAGGGCGGACCAAACCCACGGGACCAAACCCAAACCCAGGGCGGACCAAACCCACGGCGGACCAAACCCACGGCGGACCAAACCCATGGCGGACCAAACCCAAACCCACGGCGGACCAAACCCACGGCGGACCAAACCCAAACCCACGGCGGACCAAACCCAGGGCGGACCAAACCCAGGGCGGACCAAACCCACGGCGGACCAAACCCACGGCGGACCAAACCCAAACCCACAGCGGACCAAACCCAGGGCGGACCAAACCCACGAAGGACCAAACCCAGGGCGGACCAAACCCACGGCGGACCAAACCCAAACCCAGGGCGGACCAAACCCACGGCGGACCAAACCCACGGGACCAAACCCATGGCGGACCAAACCCAAACCCACGGCGGACCAAACCCACGGCGGACCAAACCCAAACCCACGGCGGACCAAACCCACGGCGGACCAAACCCAGGGCGGACCAAACCCACGGCGGACCAAACCCACGGCGGACCAAACCCAAACCCACAGCGGACCAAACCCAGGGCGGACCAAACCCACGATGGACCAAACCCAGGGCGGACCAAACCCACGGCGGACCAAACCCACGGCAGACCAAACCCAAACCCACGGCGGACCAAACCCACGGTGGACCAGTATGGAAAAAAAGTATGGAAATGTATGCATTCACTCGCTctggaagtcgctctggataagagcatctcctAAATGATTAAAACGTAAAATGTAATACCTTCCTTTATCCTATATAATGATTTTATACagggtggagaggttgggttggggacacacacaatgcattgtccgggtagccatttgattagctgttgtggagccttttggtcctagacttggtgctcttggacttggtgctccggtaccgcttgccatgcgatagcagagagaacagtctatgactggggggaggtgactggagtctttgaccatttttagggccttcctcttacaccgcctggtatagaggtcctggatggcaggcagcttagccccagtgatgtattgggtcgtacgcactaccctctgtagtgccttgcggtcggaggctgagcagttgccgtaccaggcagggatgtaatcagtcaggatgctcttgatgttgcagccCTCTTCACGAGTGTATTGGTGTgattggaccattctagtttgttgatgatgtggacaccaaggaacatgaagctctgAACCTGCTGCACTACAACCCCATTGATGAGTGCTcggttctccttttcctgtagtctgcaatcatctcctttgtcttgattatgttgagggacaggttgttattctggcaccacctggccaaGTCCCTGACCTTGCAGAGGGAGAAGGTTCCCTTAGtgcacatggactatggtggtctgcttgaaacttgctggtattacagactcaatcagggacatattgaaaatgtcagtgaagacacctgccagttggtcagcacatgcccagagcacacgtcctggtaatccatctggccccacaACCTGTTGGTTAgtctgagggcatagctggatttcttataagcatccaggTTAGGGTCCTGCTCCTTGAAgtcagcagctctaccctttagctcagtgcggatgttgcctgtgatccatggtttctggttggggtatgtacatacagtcactgttgggacaacgtcatcgatgcacttattgatgaagccagtgactgatgtagtgtactcctcaatgccatcgggggTGTTAGGGAATATTCAGAATTGGTGGGTAACATATGTAAGAttttttatattcatcatatgtttataagttac encodes the following:
- the LOC135547905 gene encoding protein FAM163B-like; this translates as MTAGTVVITGGILATVILLCIIAVLCYCRLQYYCCKKEELESEEEEPDFAVTSRLPPVHSNHNIVAASVAASTPNGPALFTPPLARKLTRSQTFCPSCTHHDVPFYLQHPDGLRNGGDRISYRSIQQHDLELPLEMPSYHKLNLTRSVTMRDMFNRSCSISTDV